TCTTcaaaaattggaattaataatattacattttctaataaacccttatttataataatattaataactgcTTGACAGTCTCGCCTTTAAAATGCATTCCGTTCCAAGttgatatgaaatttaattttctagatATCGGGATTTTAACTGTCCAATTTTTCGCTCGCACGTTGCGACTGACCTCCCCCAAGCACCTGCATCGCACTGTGATCAGTGACGCGAGTCAGCAATTTTTTTGCTATCACATACTACTCGCAACGTACACATTTCCAAAGAATAAAGTAGGTCATGCCTGAATGAACGATACGACAATATGAACGTTATAAACGTAGtttttaaaacgtaatatctgGAAAACTAATTGAAATATCGGAACGAAACAAAACGCAAAGCAAGAGCTCACCTTCGGCTATCTTTCGAAATGCTTTACGTGAAAATTTTCGTTGTTCTTCTGGCTGTTTTCTGTATTTACTGttaatttaatagtttatCGATggacgaaatttaataattttgatttattacgCGAGCTTGGGGTATTTTGTTAAGGAACCTTCTGCGAATGTAATTAGAGTTGCTTTATAAAGATCGAAAAGTAAAtcaacaatttaaatttttacagagATTTTGGAATATGATGAAAAAATTCGTTTGGTTTCTTAAATTCTGTTAATGGtgttaattttgtaaattacgtACATTATGCAAGTAAtacttttagttttttatagttttactCACCTGACGATCGAACAATGGTGGGTTATCATTAACATCGGTGATTTCAACAGTGAAGGAGCAAACACCTTCCAAGGAAGGTTCACCTTGATCCGTTGCTTTAACGGTAACTGATACAAATTTACCATCATCGCCTTCACGATCAAATACCTGAAAATATCAAAGTAGTTTTAATAAGCTCCGATAACCTTAGTTCCTTAATTCTCcaattcattaatttactaaaatattactcttcGTAGAAGTTTGCAAGCCGTTCTACACTCGCATTACTCTCaaacataaaaaatgtattttaaaattttatatcacagaaaaaagaaaaaatataaaacatttcacAACGCTATTAATTGACTTTAGAAGTAAAGcattttcctatttataaGCTTGTCACTGTACGTATAATAACTGCACAAACATTCTCAATACTCGTCGATATTTACATCCATTCGCAATAAATTCTCCAATCGACTAACTCAATAGCAAAATATACCTTATTCGTCAAAACTTGTCCAGTCTCTTCGTCGACGGTGAACTTGGTTCCCTTTTGATTCGGTTGTTGTACGATCGAGTATTTCACTTGTCCATTCACTCCCTTATCTTCGTCAGTAGCTTGAACCTTGATTACGGTGCTACCATTTGGCGCACCTTCTTCGACTTTCGGATTGTACATGCTGCATTCCTTGAAAACTGGTTTGTTATCGTTCACGTCAGTAATGAAGACCACGACAACAGCTGTGCTGGTGTGCGTAGTGGTTTCTCCATTGGGGCAACAAGCACCGTCGTCGAGGGCAGTCACGTTCAGCTCGTATTTATCTCTATCCAAAGAGATCGCTTTTCCATGGAGACGAATCACACCGGTGATCTCCTCGATTACGAACTGACCGGATGTGGTATTACCACCGACGAATCGGAACCGAACATTGTCGCCGTCCTTGTCGGAAGCGACGACAGTTGTGACCAGCGTGTTAGGTCCGGCGTTCTCGTCCACGTTTGGCGTGTACACCTGCTGCGAAAACTTTGGCTCCTCGTCGTTCTTGTTCTTCGTATATATGCGCACTGTCGCCGTGCCAGTTTTCGGCGGTTCACCTGAAAACGTAATCAAATGTCAGAGGGAATAATACgagaatgaataattaaaaaaaaaatatgaaaggaaTAGGTACATAAATTGGGCCGAGAATGATATGAAAAAATGATATGCTTGCAAACGAGGTATCAAGCTCTACGCTCTACGAAGAGCAAAGAAAACACTCTGTACAAAAATTGCCTTGAAAATTTAGCGCGTTATGCTTTTAGCGTGTTCCTTGCAAAAACACCAGAAAAGGTAATACGTATTTCTAGTATCGATAACTGCTAAACAAAACGTGgctgaaaatgtaaaaagaaaagaaacattcTGTCCTGAAAGGGTTGAAAAATGGATGATTATgctatttataatacatttttattcttttcttcgtttcaaacTGAAATAACGAGaacataaaagatagaaattttattgaatttctgAAAGATGAATCCACGCATTAAAGTGTCATCAATCTCTTTACTTACTAAATCTACTTTACGTACTATAACTGcggaatataaatagaaaattcaatcttactttttcaagtttcatcccgtaacatttataaaagacaaataaatacaaccgcaatattttagtaaaagaTTAAGAAAATCTAGAAAAGTACATAGCGAACTGAAGGGAACATATACCTTTGTCTTTGGCGGTAACTACGAATTCGTAGTAAGCATTGTTGTTATCAGCGTCCAGCTGTTTATTGTTAACGATGATCCCACTCGAGTCCACGCTGAAGTGGTCGTCCGACACCAGATACTCTATTTCCGCGTTTGCACCAGAATCCGCGTCGGTTGCTTTCACTTTCAGTATACTTGTGCCTAACGATATGTCCTCGTCCACGTTGTGTGCTTGATAATCAGGCAATTCGAATTTCGGTGCGTTATCATTTACATCCGAAACCCGTATGGTTAACTGGAAAATTATGCGACAATTTGAACAACGACCATTCGATCAAGTCGACGATTTGACAACAATCTCTCGCTGTCCTAGTTTTCTTTACATCGCCGGTTTACTATATAAGAGAGTTGTGATTAAAAAATGCTCAAAATACCGGTTTATTTTAATAGGAAATTCAAAGTAGAAAACTGATAATAcgtaatttgattatttaacgaaaaaatatttcttttcttttctcggttctctattgaaatatcttttatttacgtATCGTTTGTTTCCTTAAGTagcgtaatattttatcaagtaAAATAACGACACTATCATCCTGAAAAATAGTCCACATCTCGAGTACAATTTTACAGATATCCCAGATTGTAAATAACGTTTATTCGAATGCAAAGAGACGCAGATATATTTACCTCGACTGACGTGGAGAAACCACCTGAATCCTCGGTAGCTGTGACACTAAGAGAATAAATGTGCGGTTGACGTAGATCTTCGAAGTCTAATTCTTTCGCCAGTTTCACAATGCCAGTGGTTGGCCCGATATTGAATGTTCCCGCTGCACCTTGTCCTTGTGCCTTCAGCGTGTACCGAATTTCACGATCGGCGAACGATTTTGCTTTCACCGATATGATgctgaaatagaaaaattcctCGTGACCTTGAAAGCGTCGAGTAGAACAACTACAGTATCGAATCAAGTTGCAGGATAGGTATTATCTATTTGCTCTCGTAAGTCCATACGTGAAACGAGTTAAGCGAAAGCATCGACTGCGGCAAAATTTGAAAAGCGTTCAACTTACTCGGAATCCTTTTTCTGGTTTTCCGGTATTTCAGCTTCATACGCCGTCATATAGAACTGCGGCGCGCGTTTTCCACCTACGATCGATAAACGCTCCTCAGGAGTCGACTGAAAACGCCTCTCATCTATACGGCCGTTCTGATCCTCCGCTTTCACGTACAGAACGTATTCCATGTCCAGCTGAAAAAGATCGGTCCCTCGGGTGCGTACAACGCCGGATCGCTCATCTACCTCGAAACGGCCTCCAGCTGCAAAGTAAAACGCGCACCATTTGTTTTTCAACTGGATAATTTTATGGCGACCGACATTGAATGGGAGGGATTTTCGTGGACATTTCATGGAAAACGGTCCCCGTGGTAACTAGGCACCTTTGTCACAAATCATCGTCAATTTTCTACTTATTATATACCTTTGTCAGTCTTTTCAACTATTTTcctattatttttctcttttatttttcttttccccgAGAGTTGAAATCGTAACGGTcgaatcttttatttccttcccCTAATGGATCTGTAGATTTTATAGAACTTTTTATCGCGTTATTTCTATCATCGGCGTATGGCGAAACTCTCCATTGTTTTCTTCTCCAACTCTTATCAACGAGGTAAAATTTTAGTATTCAACGTTACAGAATTTTACATTTCCTGGTTTCATGGAATTTTTCGCCATTACTTGTTTTACAAAGATAACGTTGTCTGCTATCAAcccttaattaaaaattgtttcattccATAGAAAACTCATTGTACTACTTTATCTCACGATACAGCGTACGTAATTACCACATCGTTACAAAACCAAACAGAAAATACTTGTTAACGTCTCGTTGTAAATCTATTTTGTAAATTCGTCGGTATCATAGATAAGTCGGAAGATACAGTGTGCAGTAAATACGTACGTAATCTTCGATAGATACTATTCGCTGTTTCGAGTATCCTTAGGAAGATCTGTACCTACATCGCATGCACGGCTACATATTTCTCTCTATACTTTTACGAACACGACAGTCGTGATAAATTATCTTCCATATATTTTCCCACGATCCACGGAATCCTCCGATGAACCACTCGAAGCATCGAACGATTAAGAAACTTCGCTTGCAATATCGATTACCCGTCATAATTTCCCTTCGCAATTATGGTATTACACCATATACGGTGGAGTAATTCCCAGTTATACAAGCGTTACAGGCTAGATAATTGCATTCAATCGAAATGCAGGTAACGTTCGAGCATTTCTACGCTGCGTTTTCACGCCTCGATTGGCAACGTTATGGGTTATACACGTTAATATCCAATTCATACGTACTTCGATCTCGTACGATGAAATAATGAATATTGCTGTCGGTGTCAGGATCCCTGGCTTGAAGGGTAAACACGTGAGTATTCGGCGGTGCGTTCAACTGTACGACCGTTTGCATTGGTAGAGGCCGATTTATGAAGTACGGTGGCTCGTCGTTAACGTCCTTCACGTTGATAATGACACGCTGATTGTCCGTGTCTGTAATCATCGATCGGTTATTGATATCGCTTGGCAATGGTGACCTCCCACTGACAGAAAACGGTGGACAGTGTTCAAAGGCGATGACCGAATACCATTTGACGTTATCTTGTCCGACGCTTTGACCTTTGGCCTGTTAAATCTAACGCGAGCCTTCAAATGAAATTCCTCTGTATATAGGCGGTATATTCGATTCTAGTACGATATTCTATTTCAGGTGTACGATAAAACAAGCTTGGCCCTACGTTTTCCAAACATTTCAGTCCTTTCCAATTGCTTTATATTGGTATTAGGAAAACGGTGTTCCATACATTGGATCGATGGAAATGTTTGTGAATGGATTTAGCGTGATAgtgatataaatttgcaaGTGCAATTATGTGTATGATACACTTAATATGCaaagatatatgaaatatttaaagcaGCGAGTTGGAACGTGTATTGGTTAAAATAAATCTGTTCAGATTTAATtgaacgtagaaaaatatgaatttgcataaacgtccGTAATCTAATTGCGACTGATatgaaaagattaaaataggaaatttgttcttcttttgCGACGATACTGTGTAAATATTGCGGATACTGTATTGTGgagtttaaaagatattacgCTTACATTGTGGAGAAGTTAACGAATTTTGACGACGCGATACGACGAAcagatttttagaaaattggtCCAGAACGGCGTTAAAATCTTATCTATAGGCGGAATTGCTGTAGCGTCAAACATTCTGTCACTAAAGCTTCCATCAGGAAAGGAACtcagtttattaaattacattttcctcCGTCATCGCTTATAAACACTGTCGACCCAACGAAACAGCGCCCTACGTAGCAAGCTCTATAATTTGAATAAGCGTCTAAtgcaagaaaatataagatcGTTCGTTCTACGCAAACTACTAAGCTACCAAAGCTGTTTCGATTCAAGGTATAGATAAAAATTGTCTGATTCTAGTTTCATACCCTTATTTTGCcaattcaaatgaaaatacTTTACCACctcaattttgaaatatttcaaaatatttcaatttaaagatacattttCTTCCGGCATAGTATAAAACTAAGAgcatagaatttttatcgacTTCTAGTACGTCTGTCTTTACATCAAGTATAAGCAAACgtatgatgtaagaaaaatataaaaataagcatGACACGTGTGCCTACTTACATTGAAATCCTGTGGAAGCCGAGAATGCGGGAAAGAAAACATTCGTTATTAGTAAGAGTGACACAAAAGCACAGATAACTAAAGTGCGGATGCACGGCAAGAAATACCTTTGAGCTTCCTGCTAGATgtcataattaatatatcgtGGTCTATTCAAACAGACGGGgttaaaacaaaagaaaaaggaagagcaagtagaacaaaattaaaatgtgaGAACGATGTCTGTATTATACTGGAAACTGTGACAACGTAATAATTTCGCGAGCAAGCCGCgttactaaataacgttaacgTACCGGAATACGACGTAATTTAATTCCTTCCGGCCCCTTCATGCGTAACATGCGCCCCGCACATTTTTCCCGGTGAAACTGTAATTATCGCTCGACCCCAGTGTACGAACCGCACGTTCGAACAATTACCCGTTGCGAAAGGAAATTGTATCCACGTGCGAGCAAAGAGCAAAGAGCAGAGAGCTTCACGCCGGATGTAaactttcgatatttcttgCCGTGCCTCGTATTGTACAGCTTCTGACCATCGAATCGGATCCATGCGCAAAAATTCTACTTTCGCAATTACGATACTATGTCGAAAATGAGAAATTGTCTTGCCTTTACTGACTCAATTATTATTGATCGCGTGGTcaatcgtaattaatttaacattagGATTATCAAATGGTTTTTTACGATTACCAAAATGATACAGGTGCTTttggtaaaattaatattcgccTTTGTTCAGATAGAAACATCGTTATACACGTATATCCAGTAATTTATCATTATACCactttaattacaattacgtataatgtatTTAGATACGTATTAATCAAACGTTGTTTCTAATCTCACCAAACCTGTCAAAAAATTCCCTTCGTTTTTTAAAGATGTAacttaaataaacttttacaCGTAGAATCTTACCGGTCTTACAccacgtatatatataacactTAGGTAATTAACAAACTTTCCTATTAAAGTTTCCACGCGTATCgcaattttattagaagaatgaaaaatgttagaaGTTTTAAGCGGTGCTAATTCGACGGCCAGATGTTGCATCGTATTATTACTTTCGcgagatcgatcgattaaGTGTATGATCGTTTGGCGTGCACTATTTCTAAGAAGCGAGGGACACCTTTATCCGCTTTGAGAGAAAATTCGCAGAAGGAACGAGAATAACCGAGGCAACAGTATAGACGATGCGAAGGCGAATGCTCCATGTACGGTGTGTTTGAAGGAAGAATGTcgagtaaaaattaaaattgtaccGTGGAATGGACACCGCATGTACGATGGATACCGCGAACACCGTTCTTCGGCCACGGGgcgaataacaaaataaagattaattaagagaaacaatatgatatttataaaagattgagaaaaattcaaccggagaaattaaatttcgtagaGAGTGATTCTGAAACGTGGGACGAAGTCtagattctttttttactatcatctCTTTTCGgttctttattctttaaagTGATTCGTAACTAACAATAATtggtattatatgtatatcttgaTCTTTTATTATACCGTTTAATTCTCCTAAACAATAATCTTATaacatttgtaatataattttacgtactgttatttctttcgtcACTCTCTACCTTTAAAAGCTTCGTTTTGccagaaattaaaaacaaacgaataaaTCATCGAAACGATATACGATTATCTAGACAAATTCGCGAAGAAATATCTCAAAATATCGTTAAAAGTACCTTACGCgtcttaaataatttacctGTGTTCGTAATAGTCACCCAAAAATCAATGGTCTTTTCCGACCCCAGCTCCTCGTAATCCCATTTTTGTTTGACTATAACCGAACCATTCGAGTCTACCGTGACCCACTTATTCTCATCCCTGATCTTGTACgtctctttctcattctcctTTTCCAAATAGAACGCGATTTTTCCCTCGACGTCGCCGTCCGCTTCCGTAAAGTCCACCTTCTTCGTAGGCCTAACGGCTCTCGTTACCCTTCTCTTCTGTATTCTATGTACCTCCACCTCCGTCGGATCGGACGTTAAAAATCTTACGACGACCTTGGACGGTTTCTCTGTCGATCGACTCGGACTGCGCACATCGTGGGCCTCCACGATCACCACGCATTCGCTGTCCTCCTCCATGGTAATTTCCGGTTCGCCAACGAGCATCAGTTCTCCGGTCTGTGGCACGACCACCAGTAGGCTGCTCGGTGTAAGCAATTTGTACGCGACTTTGTCACCGTCGGCGTCCTTCGCCACCACCTTGCCCACGGTAGAGAACCGTTTCCAGCCAGGAAGAGCGACAGAGTTCTTGTTAATACCGTCCGAGCTGGTTGGTCTGATCTCGAACGTGTACTGCTCCTTTTCGAACACGGGACTATTGTCATTCTCGTCCAGCACGTGCACCAGGCCGTTGATTTGCGAACTGCTGAGCAGATAGCCGTCAGAAGCGTGGATCACGACCGTGTAAAGCTTCTTAGTCTCTCGATCCAGAGGTTTTGCGGTCACCACTCTGACGCCCTCCTTTTGGCTGTTCAACGTCAAGTTGAATCCCGTTTGATTCGAATCCTCCTCTTTCAAT
This Bombus pascuorum chromosome 1, iyBomPasc1.1, whole genome shotgun sequence DNA region includes the following protein-coding sequences:
- the LOC132911187 gene encoding neural-cadherin-like codes for the protein MWRILVVAVLLVTTVSVDGDKVVVLPHDVYPGYEVTLFNTKRPSNFHLMENNFSKFFTVLGNGLVMTTSDLSPLVDRPVNLIVLEELANSTETHFLHLYVINRRNMITFSHDHLGEGEVAENSAAGTLIDGFPVLRARGSFPVHYTILPDETGDRPFALKEEDSNQTGFNLTLNSQKEGVRVVTAKPLDRETKKLYTVVIHASDGYLLSSSQINGLVHVLDENDNSPVFEKEQYTFEIRPTSSDGINKNSVALPGWKRFSTVGKVVAKDADGDKVAYKLLTPSSLLVVVPQTGELMLVGEPEITMEEDSECVVIVEAHDVRSPSRSTEKPSKVVVRFLTSDPTEVEVHRIQKRRVTRAVRPTKKVDFTEADGDVEGKIAFYLEKENEKETYKIRDENKWVTVDSNGSVIVKQKWDYEELGSEKTIDFWVTITNTERCSRYPSYMRCPFHDTDNQRVIINVKDVNDEPPYFINRPLPMQTVVQLNAPPNTHVFTLQARDPDTDSNIHYFIVRDRTGGRFEVDERSGVVRTRGTDLFQLDMEYVLYVKAEDQNGRIDERRFQSTPEERLSIVGGKRAPQFYMTAYEAEIPENQKKDSDIISVKAKSFADREIRYTLKAQGQGAAGTFNIGPTTGIVKLAKELDFEDLRQPHIYSLSVTATEDSGGFSTSVELTIRVSDVNDNAPKFELPDYQAHNVDEDISLGTSILKVKATDADSGANAEIEYLVSDDHFSVDSSGIIVNNKQLDADNNNAYYEFVVTAKDKGEPPKTGTATVRIYTKNKNDEEPKFSQQVYTPNVDENAGPNTLVTTVVASDKDGDNVRFRFVGGNTTSGQFVIEEITGVIRLHGKAISLDRDKYELNVTALDDGACCPNGETTTHTSTAVVVVFITDVNDNKPVFKECSMYNPKVEEGAPNGSTVIKVQATDEDKGVNGQVKYSIVQQPNQKGTKFTVDEETGQVLTNKVFDREGDDGKFVSVTVKATDQGEPSLEGVCSFTVEITDVNDNPPLFDRQRYVENVKQDASIGTNILRVSASDEDADNNGAITYSLSSPNNEQGLEYFEIQPESGWIVLKKPLDEQVGTTFFEPHVRCTSTSTHFVVHQT